Genomic DNA from Rhodothermus sp.:
AAGGCAGCCAGAATGCCCAGAATAAAGATGATGTTGAGCACCAGGGCCAGGTCGGCGATCATGCCGCCCGTACGGTAGTAGAAGATCATAAACAGCGCCACGATTAGCAGACCAGCAAGCACCGAGCGCAAACCGGCCCGGATGGACGCTTCACCTAAGCTGGGCCCTACGGTACGTTCCTCGATGATCTCCATCGGGGCCGGCAGCGCACCGGACTTCAGTACGGTCACGATATCCTGTGCCTCCTCCCGTGAATCCAGCCCGGTGATCGACGACCGGCCACTCGGAATGCGCTCGTTGACAACCGGATAGGAATACACCACATTGTCCAGCACAATGGCGATGTGCTTCCCTACGTTGGCCCCGGTCAGACGCGCCCAGATGCGTGCGCCCTCTGAGTTCATGGTCATCGATACCTGAGGCCGGTTCAGCTCGTCAAACTCGACCCGGGCATCCGTAATCACCTCGCCGGTCAACTCCACCTCCTTGCGCACGCCCAGCAGATAGTAGAGCGGTCGCCCCTGCTCGTCGGTACCCACCGGATTGGCTGTGTAGAGCAACTCGACCCCGGAAGGAAACAGTACCTGCACCTCAGGATTGCTCAGCAAACGATTCACTGTGGCCGTATCCGGACCGGCGACAAGGCCAAACACCACCCCCTGTCCTACCGGTTGCATCACGGCCAGTAACGGATTACGCGGACGTTCCGGCGCCGGTTGCTCCCCCAACAGCGCAGCCAGCGACGTATCCGCCGTTGCCGTATCGGCTGCGGCTGTCGTATCGGACTCATAGTAGGCAATGATGTCCTGCAGGGTCGCCTGCAACAACTGCGGATCAGCCATCAGGCGAAACTCCAGGCGAGCGGTTCCACGCAGCAGACGGCGCACGCGTTCGGGATCATCAACGCCCGGCAGCTCAACCACAATGCGCCGATGCCCCTGCTTCTGGATCGATGGCTCGGTCACGCCGTATCGGTCGACACGGTCGCGAATGATCTCAATGGCCCGGTTGACGGCCTCTTCGACCTGTTGGCGCAGATAGGCGGCAATCTCTTCGTTTGACGAGCGGCGCGTAATCCCGGCCTCCGGGTTTCGAAAATAGCGCGATAACCGCGCGTTCGGATCGCGCTGCTCGAACGCTTCCACAAAGGCATCAATCAGTGAAACGTTGCCAGAGCGCGCGCGTTCGCGGGCCACTGCCAGCACCTCTTCAAACGTCTCATCCACCTCGGAGGCCAGTTCCCGAATCAACGCATCGACCCGCACCTCAAGTGTCACGTGCATTCCACCCTGCAGGTCGAGCCCCAACTTAAGCGCCTTTTCGCGCAAGTTCTGGATCGTTCCATAATTGGCTTCCATAAATGCGGCCCGCTCCTCCTCCGACATGCGGTTCAGCTTGCGCTGCAGCAGCGCATACCGAACCGTCGGATACAGGTAATATCCACAGAGCAGGAGCAAAGCCAGGGTAATGCCTATCTTGAAACCGTTGCGTTTCATCTTGCCTGTATGTACTGTTGGTGGTGATCCTGAAAGACGTCCGCAACAGACGCGGAGTAGAAACCCACATCAGATCACCCCGAGCGGGATGATCCGTCCGGCCACTATGGCCCCATGGGAAGAACGGCACCGAACAGAAAGGTCCCCGGCTCCATCGCCGGTATATCGATTACCGGCGGCAGAGCCAGCGTCGACAGGCGCTCCCACAGCGCGGGCACGCACACCACGACGGCCGTGCCCATCCGCAACAGGCTCAGCCATAAGGCCCCACTTCCTGTCTGCCACCAGTACGGCCTTAGCAGCGGATCTGCTACCAGACGCGGGACAAACCCCAGAAGCCGCATCAGGACGACTTCGTCGGACGCATCAGGGGGCAAACCCAGCGCTGCGCGCACCGAGGCCCCGCCATCCTGCCGGCTGCAGACCTGAAGAAAAGCGCGTACAAAAGCTTCCGGTGAGGCCGGCCGGACCGCCAGCGCCTGCTGCACCCCATCCTCCAGCAAAGCCTCGGCCGCTGTGCCCTGAAGTTGCACGCGTAACCAGGCGGCATACGAAGCTCCCGAAGCCGGCCAGAGTGGACGTATCCCACCGGTCAGCAATGCCACCGCAAGCCCCAGGCTTACGCCACGCGCTATTCCGATATGCCGCAATTGCCGCATCATTACATGCTTTGACCGCCGCCTAATTTACGGCCTGCTACGGCCCGGGTCAACGACTGCCCTTGAGCGTTCCGCAAAAATGAGGTGACATATACCTGTCACCCCCTGCTCCTTATCCTGAGCTCACACCATCATCCCAGGTGCGATGTCGGGGCGTCCGTATCATATCGCTGAGCTACTGCCCGCCGTGCTGGCGCGCCTGCACGCCATGCATCGCCAGGGGGCCCGGTCGACTTCCTGCATGACCAATGCGGAGCGCTCTGCTTGGGCCACTCAGCGAATCGCAAAGGTAATTTCCACCCGTGCCCGCACTTCAATTTCACCGGCTGCATAGGCTTCAGGCTCCGAAGCCGCTTCCGCTGTGCGCAGCGCCGCCACACTCGCCTGCCAGACCGGCCGTGGAAAATCCAGCGCCTGCTCCGTGATCCGGATCGGATCGCCCACTTCACGGTTCAGCACCGCAAGCATCTGCCGGGCTTTTTCGCGGGCATTCCGGACGGCTGCCTGTAGGGCAGCCAGTCGCACTGCCTCGCGGTCTGACACCTCATACTGAATCCCCTGTAACCGGTTGGCACCCTGTTGTACCACCAGCGCGACCACCTGCGGCAATCGGTCCAGGTTGGTCAGTTCTACCCGAAGCGCACGCCGCACCTCATAACCTTTCTCCTCCCACTGCCGCCGATCCGGATTGTATTCCCGTACTGGATGCAAGGTAAGCGTCTCCAGATGTAAGTGGCGTTCTTCAATACCCAGCATCCGCACGGCATTCAGTGCCCGACGCGCAGCCTCGGCATTGCGCTGTCGGGCCCGCTCCGGATCCTGATCGCGCGTAACCACGGCAAAACGTAAAACAGCTCGGTCTGGCTGTACCCGCACAATCCCCTCACCGTTTACCGTGATCGTAGGTACGGCCGGTGTCTCCGTGCCCACCTGAACAATCTGCGCCCAGGCCGCGGACCATCCCGCCCAGACCAGGCTCAGAGCGATCCCGAATAAGTAACGCATTGCGCTTTCTCCTGCTGGTTTGTTTATGCCCCGCCCCTAAAGAACGTACGACAGGGAACCATTCGCATCGGGTTACACCAGAACATCCTTTCGGCGTGTCGCTTTTACTCCATTGATCCTTTCAGATACGAACGACTTTTCCTCCGTCGGCCGCGCCTTCTCTACACGCGCTTCGATGCAACACGCCCTTATTCTTCTGCATCAACCATCATCAACCGGAGTTCATCATGCGCCGCCTGCTTTCCTTGATGCTGCTGGTAGTGACCTTCCTGCTGTTGAACGGGTGTGAACTGCTGTCTCCTGTTTTCTGAACTCAGGGCGTCAGTCGCCCGAGCAACCGGGGGAAGGGAATGACTTCCCGCACGTGGTGTACCCCGCAGATCCAGGCCAGCGTTCGTTCGAGTCCGAGCCCGAATCCGCTGTGCGGTACCGAGCCGTAGCGACGCAGATCCAGGTACCACTCGAATGCCTCGCGCGGCAAGTTGTGGGCTTCGATCTGGGCTTCAAGGAAAGCCAGATCGTCGGCTCGCTGCCCCCCACCGATGATCTCGCCATAGCCTTCTGGAGCGAGCACATCCATGCCCAGGGCCAACCGCTCGTCTTCCGGATCGCGCTTCATGTAGAAAGCCTTGATAGCCGCCGGGAAGCGATGGACGATGATCGGCCGATCAAAGTGCCAGGTCAGCACCGTCTCATCACTATTGCCAAAATCATTGCCCCACTGGAAATTTCGCGCCGTCTCTTTCCAGCGGGGCAGGTTCTCCAGCGCTTTCTCGATTTCTTCCAGCCGCTGGTTGATCTCGATCTCGCGGGCATCAATGCGCCGCTTTTCCGCTTTTTTCGCCTGGCCGTAGCGACGTCGGTTGGCAGCCCGCTCAGCTTCCAGTTGCCGCTGTTCTTCTTTCAGCGCTTCAATGCGGGCATCAATCATTCGAGCGGTCTCGTCACTGCGGAGAAGCTCCACCGCCTCCGAATAGGTCAGTCGCGGAAAAGGCGGTTGCACCCGCTCCAACGCTGCAATGTCACGCCCCAGCACCTCCAGCTCGGTGCGACAACGACGCAACACCTCCTGCACGATATGCACCACCAGCTCTTCGGCCAGGGCCATGTTCATCTCCAGATCATAGAAAGCCATTTCCGGCTCTACCATCCAGAACTCGGTCAGGTGGCGGCGCGTCTTGGACTTTTCGGCGCGAAACGTGGGGCCGAATGTATACACCTTGCCAAAGGCCAGCGCCATTGCCTCGGCGTAGAGCTGACCACTCTGGCTCAAATAGGCTCTGTCGCCAAAATAATCAATCTCAAATAAGGTGGTGGTCCCTTCCACGGCATTGCCCGTCAGAATGGGAGCGTCAAGCTGTAGAAAGCCCCGTGCCTGAAAAAACGCATGAATGGCCTGGACCACCCGGTTGCGAATGCGCATGATGGCCCACGGCCTGCGACTGCGTAGCCACAGGTGTCGGTGATCCATCAGAAATTCGATCCCATGCGGCTTCGGTGTGATCGGATAGTTTTCCGAGGGGCTGATGAGCCGCACGCGCGTGACCTGTACTTCGTGCCCTCCGATCTGTCGTTCGTCGCGCACGACGGTACCTGCCACCTCCAACGCACTCTCCTGCGTAGCGACCTCGGCTATCTCCCAGGAGGCCGCATCTACCTGGTCCCGGGCCACTACACACTGGACCAGCCCGGTCCCATCACGCAGAATCAAAAAGTGCAGCCCTTTGGAGCTGCGTTTATTGTAGAGCCATCCGCGGAGCGTAACGGTCCGACCCACGTAGCGCGGCAGTTCTTCGACGTATTGGAATGGCAGTTCCATCGTCTCCGTACGATCACTGGTGATTATTTTGCGCAATGCCGCGCTTATACGCCTCAGCGGTATAAAAGTCGTCCTCCACGGAGGCTTACTATATCCTGCGCCAAAAACGCATAAGTTTAATACCTATAGGATGATGGCACTGAAAGATTAGGTCATAGCTTAGGTCATAAGCTTTTTTTAGAGTCGGTTGACGTGACGTAAGATCTGGCGATTCCACGCCGCATCGTCAACCTGGCGCTGGAGGTAGCAAGGCGATTGTACGTCTGCAGTTACAGGTGCGACGATCTGCAGAACATCGACTACCTTCTTCGGATACGATGGGACATTGCTAACGGGTTATCTGGTGTCCTGCAGCGTAATTTCCAGCGCCTGTCGACTGATCGCCTCTCTGCCTCGCAGCTTTTGTAGCGGATCGCTCACGCGAACCATAAGCAACGGTCATGCGGAATATGCTTGGTCGTGCCATGACACTTCGGGCACTTTTCCTGTGGATTGGTCTGCTGGCACCTTCTTCTTTCCTCTGGGCCCAGAC
This window encodes:
- the secD gene encoding protein translocase subunit SecD, whose protein sequence is MKRNGFKIGITLALLLLCGYYLYPTVRYALLQRKLNRMSEEERAAFMEANYGTIQNLREKALKLGLDLQGGMHVTLEVRVDALIRELASEVDETFEEVLAVARERARSGNVSLIDAFVEAFEQRDPNARLSRYFRNPEAGITRRSSNEEIAAYLRQQVEEAVNRAIEIIRDRVDRYGVTEPSIQKQGHRRIVVELPGVDDPERVRRLLRGTARLEFRLMADPQLLQATLQDIIAYYESDTTAAADTATADTSLAALLGEQPAPERPRNPLLAVMQPVGQGVVFGLVAGPDTATVNRLLSNPEVQVLFPSGVELLYTANPVGTDEQGRPLYYLLGVRKEVELTGEVITDARVEFDELNRPQVSMTMNSEGARIWARLTGANVGKHIAIVLDNVVYSYPVVNERIPSGRSSITGLDSREEAQDIVTVLKSGALPAPMEIIEERTVGPSLGEASIRAGLRSVLAGLLIVALFMIFYYRTGGMIADLALVLNIIFILGILAAFKATLTLPGIAGIMLTIGMAVDANVLIFERIREEQATGKTLRAAIDLGYSKAFSAIFDANITTFFTGAILYSFGVGPIQGFAVTLMAGIAASLFSAIVITRIIFDYLVLERKVMVSVG
- a CDS encoding SIMPL domain-containing protein (The SIMPL domain is named for its presence in mouse protein SIMPL (signalling molecule that associates with mouse pelle-like kinase). Bacterial member BP26, from Brucella, was shown to assemble into a channel-like structure, while YggE from E. coli has been associated with resistance to oxidative stress.); the protein is MRYLFGIALSLVWAGWSAAWAQIVQVGTETPAVPTITVNGEGIVRVQPDRAVLRFAVVTRDQDPERARQRNAEAARRALNAVRMLGIEERHLHLETLTLHPVREYNPDRRQWEEKGYEVRRALRVELTNLDRLPQVVALVVQQGANRLQGIQYEVSDREAVRLAALQAAVRNAREKARQMLAVLNREVGDPIRITEQALDFPRPVWQASVAALRTAEAASEPEAYAAGEIEVRARVEITFAIR
- a CDS encoding amino acid--tRNA ligase-related protein → MELPFQYVEELPRYVGRTVTLRGWLYNKRSSKGLHFLILRDGTGLVQCVVARDQVDAASWEIAEVATQESALEVAGTVVRDERQIGGHEVQVTRVRLISPSENYPITPKPHGIEFLMDHRHLWLRSRRPWAIMRIRNRVVQAIHAFFQARGFLQLDAPILTGNAVEGTTTLFEIDYFGDRAYLSQSGQLYAEAMALAFGKVYTFGPTFRAEKSKTRRHLTEFWMVEPEMAFYDLEMNMALAEELVVHIVQEVLRRCRTELEVLGRDIAALERVQPPFPRLTYSEAVELLRSDETARMIDARIEALKEEQRQLEAERAANRRRYGQAKKAEKRRIDAREIEINQRLEEIEKALENLPRWKETARNFQWGNDFGNSDETVLTWHFDRPIIVHRFPAAIKAFYMKRDPEDERLALGMDVLAPEGYGEIIGGGQRADDLAFLEAQIEAHNLPREAFEWYLDLRRYGSVPHSGFGLGLERTLAWICGVHHVREVIPFPRLLGRLTP